In Oncorhynchus clarkii lewisi isolate Uvic-CL-2024 chromosome 16, UVic_Ocla_1.0, whole genome shotgun sequence, one genomic interval encodes:
- the LOC139368677 gene encoding properdin-like isoform X2 → MVQVLWTSLVLLITFRESVSQEVKCYSRFDNGDCGDLLGEVTIEDCCLNPHYGYIGADGKCKFCGPASWSEWTTWGRCSVPCKEGVSQRRRECQGQGKCPLTSSLEELQKLTLETKVCIEPDCCPEHGQWSKWGEWQPCSATCEKGMRKRMRTCTEPPPRCGSSCEGPSEEEEHCVVDRVCPTHGGWSNWESWQPCSGTCAREDLPRPTQRRCRSCSNPPPSSVPPGDECPGLGSETRTCDELPSCPVNGNWGPWGPPSSCSVTCGVGVNEMLRQCDNPATKHGGLPCSGSNKGTQICNTKNHCPVDGQWSQWGTWEECKSNRGNIKCRKIGGQQRRQRWCEHTGFGGLTCEGKITDYRPCFDIKSCYFDSKLSEWSEWSHCEPPCGEGVKRTRERKCIPNLSEYPEAIGYPIKAKAYFEGEPKVNCTLLKDTKETLACIKVPLCNT, encoded by the exons ATGGTCCAGGTGTTGTGGACTTCATTGGTTTTGCTGATCACCTTCAGAGAATCAG TATCACAGGAGGTGAAATGTTACAGCAGGTTTGATAATGGGGATTGTGGCGATCTCCTGGGAGAGGTGACAATTGAAGACTGTTGTCTTAACCCTCACTATGGCTACATTGGAGCAGATGGAAAATGCAAGTTTTGTGG CCCAGCTTCGTGGTCTGAATGGACTACTTGGGGCCGCTGCTCTGTCCCCTGTAAGGAGGGAGTTTCGCAGAGACGACGAGAATGCCAGGGACAGGGAAAATGTCCTCTGACGAGTAGCCTTGAAGAGCTTCAGAAACTAACGTTAGAGACCAAAGTCTGCATTGAGCCAGACTGTTGTCCAG AACATGGACAATGGAGCAAGTGGGGTGAGTGGCAGCCCTGTTCAGCAACTTGTGAGAAGGGCATGAGAAAGAGAATGAGGACATGCACCGAACCACCACCTAGATGTGGAAGCAGCTGCGAAGGTCCAAGTGAAGAGGAGGAACACTGCGTGGTTGATCGCGTCTGTCCAA CCCATGGTGGTTGGTCAAACTGGGAGAGTTGGCAGCCATGCTCAGGCACTTGTGCAAGGGAGGATTTACCCAGACCTACACAGCGGCGCTGCAGATCATGCTCCAATCCACCACCATCCTCAGTGCCCCCTGGTGATGAATGCCCTGGGTTAGGGAGCGAAACTAGGACCTGTGATGAGCTTCCTTCATGTCCTG TGAATGGTAACTGGGGACCGTGGGGCCCCCCCAGCTCCTGCTCCGTTACCTGTGGGGTGGGGGTTAATGAAATGCTCAGACAGTGTGACAACCCAGCCACTAAACATGGAGGTCTGCCCTGCTCTGGATCTAATAAAGGCACACAAATCTGCAATACCAAAAACCATTGCCCAG TGGATGGTCAGTGGTCGCAGTGGGGGACATGGGAAGAATGTAAATCTAATAGAGGAAACATTAAGTGTCGAAAAATTGGTGGACAGCAAAGACGCCAAAGATGGTGTGAACACACAGGTTTTGGTGGGTTGACGTGTGAAGGAAAGATCACAGACTACAGGCCCTGCTTTGACATTAAATCTTGCTACT TTGATAGTAAGTTGAGTGAATGGAGTGAGTGGAGTCATTGTGAGCCCCCCTGTGGAGAAGGAGTCAAAAGGACCAGAGAACGCAAGTGCATACCTAATCTCTCAGAATACCC GGAGGCAATAGGGTATCCTATTAAGGCTAAAGCATATTTTGAAGGGGAGCCAAAAGTGAACTGCACACTGTTGAAGGACACAAAAGAGACTCTGGCTTGTATAAAGGTTCCTCTATGTAACACATAG
- the LOC139368677 gene encoding properdin-like isoform X1, whose protein sequence is MVQVLWTSLVLLITFRESVSQEVKCYSRFDNGDCGDLLGEVTIEDCCLNPHYGYIGADGKCKFCGPASWSEWTTWGRCSVPCKEGVSQRRRECQGQGKCPLTSSLEELQKLTLETKVCIEPDCCPEHGQWSKWGEWQPCSATCEKGMRKRMRTCTEPPPRCGSSCEGPSEEEEHCVVDRVCPTHGGWSNWESWQPCSGTCAREDLPRPTQRRCRSCSNPPPSSVPPGDECPGLGSETRTCDELPSCPVNGNWGPWGPPSSCSVTCGVGVNEMLRQCDNPATKHGGLPCSGSNKGTQICNTKNHCPVDGQWSQWGTWEECKSNRGNIKCRKIGGQQRRQRWCEHTGFGGLTCEGKITDYRPCFDIKSCYFDSKLSEWSEWSHCEPPCGEGVKRTRERKCIPNLSEYPEAIGYPIKAKAYFEGEPKVNCTLLKDTKETLACIKSILIKTQAWRGIRIVNLENDTLNCLAM, encoded by the exons ATGGTCCAGGTGTTGTGGACTTCATTGGTTTTGCTGATCACCTTCAGAGAATCAG TATCACAGGAGGTGAAATGTTACAGCAGGTTTGATAATGGGGATTGTGGCGATCTCCTGGGAGAGGTGACAATTGAAGACTGTTGTCTTAACCCTCACTATGGCTACATTGGAGCAGATGGAAAATGCAAGTTTTGTGG CCCAGCTTCGTGGTCTGAATGGACTACTTGGGGCCGCTGCTCTGTCCCCTGTAAGGAGGGAGTTTCGCAGAGACGACGAGAATGCCAGGGACAGGGAAAATGTCCTCTGACGAGTAGCCTTGAAGAGCTTCAGAAACTAACGTTAGAGACCAAAGTCTGCATTGAGCCAGACTGTTGTCCAG AACATGGACAATGGAGCAAGTGGGGTGAGTGGCAGCCCTGTTCAGCAACTTGTGAGAAGGGCATGAGAAAGAGAATGAGGACATGCACCGAACCACCACCTAGATGTGGAAGCAGCTGCGAAGGTCCAAGTGAAGAGGAGGAACACTGCGTGGTTGATCGCGTCTGTCCAA CCCATGGTGGTTGGTCAAACTGGGAGAGTTGGCAGCCATGCTCAGGCACTTGTGCAAGGGAGGATTTACCCAGACCTACACAGCGGCGCTGCAGATCATGCTCCAATCCACCACCATCCTCAGTGCCCCCTGGTGATGAATGCCCTGGGTTAGGGAGCGAAACTAGGACCTGTGATGAGCTTCCTTCATGTCCTG TGAATGGTAACTGGGGACCGTGGGGCCCCCCCAGCTCCTGCTCCGTTACCTGTGGGGTGGGGGTTAATGAAATGCTCAGACAGTGTGACAACCCAGCCACTAAACATGGAGGTCTGCCCTGCTCTGGATCTAATAAAGGCACACAAATCTGCAATACCAAAAACCATTGCCCAG TGGATGGTCAGTGGTCGCAGTGGGGGACATGGGAAGAATGTAAATCTAATAGAGGAAACATTAAGTGTCGAAAAATTGGTGGACAGCAAAGACGCCAAAGATGGTGTGAACACACAGGTTTTGGTGGGTTGACGTGTGAAGGAAAGATCACAGACTACAGGCCCTGCTTTGACATTAAATCTTGCTACT TTGATAGTAAGTTGAGTGAATGGAGTGAGTGGAGTCATTGTGAGCCCCCCTGTGGAGAAGGAGTCAAAAGGACCAGAGAACGCAAGTGCATACCTAATCTCTCAGAATACCC GGAGGCAATAGGGTATCCTATTAAGGCTAAAGCATATTTTGAAGGGGAGCCAAAAGTGAACTGCACACTGTTGAAGGACACAAAAGAGACTCTGGCTTGTATAAAG AGTATTTTGATCAAAACACAAGCCTGGAGGGGGATAAGGATTGTCAACTTAGAAAATGACACATTGAATTGTCTAGCCATGTGA